GTGTAGATGCCAAAggccaccatctttgataggcaaggtagCCAATCTCTGATGTTAAGGAACAAACCCTTCCCCGTCCCCAGTGATCAAGAGTCTCAAATACTTAAGTAGATAGTCGTCAAAAAGATCAGTGGCTAATTGCAAGGCTGCTGGATTGGTAGTGCGCATTGCATAATATAAACGAGAAACACCAGTGCAATTGCGGAGTAAtagcatctcactttgagggtccttgagttttttgatcgCATCCATTAGTTGAACAGTCTTATTCACCCTGGACAACATCATATCACTAATAAAgttcaaatccaaactcacagGTTCGCCCAAAAGCTTAACACCATTAGAGGTCCTACCAATGTCAGGGGGGAAAACACCATCATATGTACTTCTGGGATCAATAGAAGGCCAAAAGACTTTCGTTTTTCTAACGTTAAGATGTAACCCCCTACTTGGACCTTCAACTTCTATTATACTCAAGGCCTTGGCAACCTCCAATGTATCACCAATAATGGTACCATCATCAAGATACCAAGCGTGTAGATCAACTGTGCGACGAGAAGCAATAATCTTCACTAGAGGATGAAGATCCAATGCAAACAACAAGGGACCAAGGTGGTCCCCTTGCTGAACCCCGAGTGCAAAAGACAAGATATATTAGTCATAACATAGTTTAGCAGGTCGCAGATAACAAAACtctacccagcgagaaatacATGGACATCGAAGACGAACCTCTTTGATGAGATGAGATCTGCTAACCATGTTGAAAGCATTGTAAAAGTCAATAAGCACCATTGACATTGTATCCGATTGGCCTTTCATCTCCAGTAAGCaatttacagcatgtaaaatactctCACCCCCGGACAGGCACTCCAACTCCAAATTCATAGTGGCCTAAATAAGAAGTCATGTCTTTTCCGATGGAAAAAACAGCTACCTTGGAAACCAGTCTTCACCAAACCTTACCAACCGCAATAATACCACCCCCTGGTTTAAGTAATGGAGTCAAAGGCGCAATGGCAATGAAATCGGCTAAACTATTAGGGCACTTACCGGCCAACCAAAGATTGACGACCCCTGTAATCGAAGCGAGCAAATTATCCACCACTGTAAATGCAACACCACTCATAACATCAACCAAATGTTGCGCGCGTAAGCCATCCCATCCACAATAAGTACCCTTTGGGAAGCTCTTTATAACACCCAAAACAACCCATGAATCCACCGTAATTGGGTCGACTGTCACAGCATCTGAAGGAATAACGGAAGGAGGTACTGAATGATGCTTATATTGCAAATCAAGATAAGTACTCTCACTGCGCGGAGCTACCCCTGATGAAGAAAGCACTCGTATTGCAGCCGAGTAATGGCCACAACTAATCTTCTTCTGGCAAGCCAAAATATTTGCATCCCTATGCTTCTTCGAATATGCCTTCCCACTCCCCAAACGAACATGATTGTTGTAATAGTTTCGACGCCATGACAGAACATCCGTTAGACTCTTTCCACACCGAAATAGCTTGATTGATTGCCGCGACTTGCAATCTCTTTCTTCTGCCCGACTTAGCCTCAACAGAGCTTATTGGTCTAAACAGGGTTAAGGTACAaatgagaagaagtaaaagaTGTAGCCACACGGACAGATTACCTGGGCTAGTGATAACCCTATCGAGACAAAACTTCAGCTCCCTGGAGAAAGCAAGCCGGTATTGGTGTGCAATGCACTTAACAATGGTGAATTGTCGTTGGAAAATGACATTCAGTAAGTCCGTGGAAAGAATAGAGCCGGTATCACCATCAGTGGAGAGAGCTTCTGCATCACCTTCCAGCGTAGGATCACATACCGCATCAATGGTGGAACTTAAGGCATTCAACAACAACTCCATCTGGTTTATCTAAACCATGGAGAAGGAAATCATCTCCATCTCCATTGAGAGGTCCGACAATGACTTCTCCATGAAAAACGCCTTCTCTGCCCCTACATGGCATCTTCCAAGCATGTAGATACAGCACAACCACATGCGAAGACTGCCAAGAAGTTTCCCCCAAGCAAGGTATACATTCAAATCATTGGCAATCAATTCCCTGCAAAAGGATCTCTTGTCTTCGGAGGATAAATGCCTGTCGTGAAGATGTTTCATGAAAGAGCCCTTGGCATATCCTATGCCATTAACGCCATCACGACAACTATGAACTGTCTTGAACGGGCAATGGCAAAAACTCTCTGGGACTGCGCCTGTAGATACAGAAGAACCTAATAGCAGGTGGGTAAAAGGAGTTTCAGTCAATCGATTATGGGAAGAAGCTCTCATGGATCCGGCCATAACGacagatgaaaaaaaaatctaaaggaAATGAAAACTACAACCCTAAAATCCAAATAAAACTCGcaagaaaaagagaggaaaagaTGTACAAAAACAAAAGAACCGAAACGAAAAAATTGTTTCGAATCAAAAACCAAGAAAAATCCTACAGCTAACATGGTGATCCTGGAGATTGAAACCGGTTTTCAGTCGTCGGGAAAAATCGCCGAAACAAACCATGAGAGAGAAACCTTAATCACTTTGGATAATTTGGCCATTTTCAAAAGAAAATGGTCGAGTAAATTTTAATTTTACTTTTTAAGGACCTTAATTTGTCTTATTTAGCATATCCCAATCCCGTAAATTTTTTCCCTCCAATAATTATATGTGTGTTAAAATGAATAAActttcggaaaatgggttatttgtccaaatatttttttaacatggttctaatggacgagtaaaaattagtatgggtgaaatggacaccaaaaagatagcaagaatgaaactggattcatcctggcttaaacttaaaaaagggcgaggatgaaactggatacatcctgatgtaaattaaaaacaagaaaaaatatttgaaaatggataaaatgaaactgtttacatcctgcctatttttacatactcgtccatttaaacagtatcaaattttacatgttttttttacctaaaaattgttgattttgatctttgtgATAAACTTTTAATGTTGGGTAGGGACTACGGACTACTAACATGGTCGTAGGACTCGTAGTATTTCATAAACATCCATAACGGCGAAGCTTCAAAAGAATATTAAATGTCTTGTAGTTTAAATCTCATTAACAGCATCACTGTGGTGCCTACTGCGTACCTCTTAAAGAGAGTTGAGACTTGAGAGTCTTGAGACAGCTAAAAATATAACGACCCAACACACCATTGTTTGATAAACAACTCAAAATCGTAAATTAATTGATATATATCAATTATAAACCAGCAATCTACAGCGCCGGGATGTCAAACGGGTGGAAAAAAGGCCATGCATTCTGTTTTTTAATAAGATAGATTCCGAAATTCGGAAAATGGaccatttgtccaaatatttttaaaatttggttcaaatgaacgagtaaaaattagtatggatgaaatggacaccaaaacaatagcaaggatgaaactggattcatcctgacttaaacttaaaaaatagcaaggatgaaactgaatgcaCCTtggtgtaaattaaaaaaaaaaatatttgaaaatgggtaggatgaaactgtttacatcctgactatttttacatttttgtccatttaaacagtatcaaaatctaaatgtcattttcactcattaattgttgattttgatctttttaaccaattttgtgattccTAAAGCAAGCCGCTATTAGCTAGTATGGAGTTAACTAATTAAATTTCTGATATATTTTAAttcatcatatatatttatatgtATATAATTCTCAACAAACCACACACTTAGGATAATAATTAACTAATCTTGTAAGATTAATCAAGTCAAAATTAAGTAAGCAGCATCAAAGCCAGATAGCTCCTACTTGCTTTAGTAATGGAACGAGAGAGCTACTGAGATGAAGAGTCATGACTTCATTAGCTCCACCAACTAGCTCGCCACCGATAAATACAGCCGGTACCGACGGACTACATCCCAACCTTACAAGTGCTTTCTCGATTTCTTTTCCTGCTCTTGGGTCTTCATCGAGTTCATGAACCGTTGGGTTTACGCCGAGATCATAAAAAAGAGTCTTGATGGTATGACACATGCAACATGTACTCTTACTGAAGATCACTACAGCTCTCTGTGATACAATTCTTGTTACTCTCTCCATTATAATGTGTTTCCTTGACAAATACTGATATATATCAAAGCTGTTTCGAAATGTATGGAGTCGGGTTGCTGTATCGTATGTAAGAAAGATTTGAAGAGTTTGTTATATGAAGTTTGATTTGTATGTAGAAGACGAGAAGAAGCTTGGAAATGTTTGGGTTGATGATGAGAATGAAGTTAGAATGTTGGGTTATTTATAGATAACAAAAGTAGCAAGCTAGAAGGTTCACGATTGGTG
This genomic stretch from Papaver somniferum cultivar HN1 chromosome 5, ASM357369v1, whole genome shotgun sequence harbors:
- the LOC113278503 gene encoding monothiol glutaredoxin-S7-like, which translates into the protein MERVTRIVSQRAVVIFSKSTCCMCHTIKTLFYDLGVNPTVHELDEDPRAGKEIEKALVRLGCSPSVPAVFIGGELVGGANEVMTLHLSSSLVPLLKQVGAIWL